A window of the Salvelinus sp. IW2-2015 linkage group LG37, ASM291031v2, whole genome shotgun sequence genome harbors these coding sequences:
- the LOC111960258 gene encoding uncharacterized protein, with product MIRHWAIFLFYANSVCALTKDIVQPNPVMVTHRGASVNITCFWPTDVNTNVVWFKQTLGQKPLLMTSTLSSGQYFYFNXFTKDFTETKHLSVKRGVDSFNLTISKTESGDXATYYCGAMKVGKVIFGEGTVLIVKDSESNSMSVLQHPVSESVHSGDSVTLNCTIHTETCAGEHSVYWFRHGSGESRPGILYTHGDRRDQCEKSPEAGSLTQSCVYNLHKGKVSLSDAGTYYCAVAACGEILFGNGTKLDVDHGCNEDQVLLVYCLGVALALCVIXIIVLGCVMCKMNKKTSLLCRGTQPQTSGLAVASSHNQDQEDDTLTSVHYAALNVIHKKPKTQRQRSTMERDTVYSGVRCQNMD from the exons ATGATCAGACATTGGGCAATCTTTTTGTTTTATGCCAACTCCG TTTGTGCATTAACCAAGGACATTGTTCAACCAAACCCAGTGATGGTTACTCACCGGGGAGCTAGTGTGAACATCACTTGCTTTTGGCCAACTGATGTGAATACCAATGTTGTTTGGTTCAAGCAGACTCTTGGACAAAAACCCCTTCTCATGACATCGACACTTTCCAGTGGACAATATTTTTACTTCAACYACTTTACCAAGGATTTCACTGAGACTAAACACCTGAGTGTGAAGAGAGGAGTTGACAGCTTTAACCTGACCATCTCCAAGACAGAGTCAGGGGACWCAGCTACATACTACTGTGGTGCTATGAAAGTGGGAAAAGTCATATTTGGAGAAGGAACTGTATTGATTGTAAAAG ATTCAGAGTCCAACAGCATGTCTGTGCTCCAGCAYCCTGTGTCTGAGTCAGTCCATTCaggagactctgtgactctgaactgtacaatacacactgagacctgtgcaggagaacacagtgtctattggttcagacatggctcagGAGAATCCCGTCCAGGAATCCTTTACACCCATGGAGACAGGAGAGATCAGTGTGAGAAGAGCCCTGAGGCTGGGTCTCttacacagagctgtgtctacaacCTCCACAAGGGGAAAGTCAGCCTCTCTGATGCTGGGacttactactgtgctgtggccgCATGTGGGGAGATACTGTTCGGGAACGGGACAAAGCTGGATGTTGACC ATGGTTGTAAYGAGGACCAGGTTCTCTTGGTGTACTGTCTGGGTGTAGCGTTGGCTCTTTGTGTSATCKTCATCATTGTCCTTGGTTGTGTTATGTGTAAGATGAACAAGAAAACCTCTCTGCTGTGCAGAG GAACGCAACCTCAGACAAGTGGTCTGGCAGTCGCCAGTTCTCATAACCAG GATCAAGAAGATGACACACTAACGTCAGTCCATTACGCTGCTCTGAATGTCATCCACAAGAAGCCAAAAACCCAGCGACAGAGGAGCACCATGGAGAGAGACACTGTGTACTCTGGTGTGAGGTGCCAAAACATGGACTGA